ATTAAACACAGCCAAGCCGGCGGTGCGGAACAATATATGCACCAGATCTCGGCCCGTTGGGTTGAGGCCGGTGCCAAAGTAACGTGGTTTACGGGCCACCAACCCGGCCAGTCTGCAGAGGACTTTCTTGATGGAATCCGGATATTGCGCAGCGGTGGAACTTTGGGTGTTTATGCACAGGCAGCCCGTAAACTGCTGCAGACTGGAAGTCTTTATGACGCCGTAGTGGATTGCCAAAATGGAATCCCCTTCTTTTCACCAGCGTTTCTGCCGCGGCGTATTCCAGTTGTGCAATTGATTCACCACGTCCACCAGGAACAATTCCGCAGCCGGTTCTCTGCCCCTATGGCGGCAGTGGGGCGGTTCCTGGAAAACACAGGAGCCAAAGCCGTCTATGGCCAGCGCGCCATTGCCGCCGTCTCCCCCTCCACACGGCTTGAGTTGCGGAAGCTTGGCTTCCGGGGGCCTGTGCACGTTGTGCCCAACGGCACCATTGAGGTTCCGCAGACGGTGGGTCCCCGCGATCCTGAACCGACCATCGCCGTCGTCAGCCGCCTGGTCCGGCATAAGCGCATGGACCTGCTGCTGGGGCAGCTAGCGGTTGCTGCGAGAAGCATCCCGCGCCTCCGTTTGGAAGTCATGGGTGACGGACCCGAAAGGGCGAGGCTGCAACAACTGGCCACGGACCTTGGCCTCGATGACACGGTCACTTTCCACGGCTATCAACCCAATGCGCAGCGTAATGCCCTCCTCAGCCGCGCATGGGTGACGGCTTCGACATCCGCTGCTGAAGGCTGGGGTTGCTCCGTCATAGAAGCAGCTGCGTGGGGTGTGCCCTGCATGGCCCTGCGCGTTCCGGGCATCCGCGACTCCGTGGTGGAGGGGCGCACCGGGTGGCTGGTGGACACGGCAAGGGAATTCGGACCCGCGTTGGTTACGGCCCTGGAGACGATGGCGAACCCGAATAAAGCCCGGGAGATCTCAGCGCAGTGCCAACAGTGGGCCCGCTGCTTCACCTGGGACCGCAGTGCTGAACTTCTTGCGGGGGTTGTCCTGGAAGAAGAACTCCGTCTGCAAGGCGCCGAGGAGGCGGCATCCTCGGACATGGCGACGTTGATCCGTTTTCCTGCGCCCGTCGCGGCCGACCTGAGCAGTGTCGTAAGGCCGACGGATGAGATCGCCGAGAACAACGGAGAAGTATCCCTCCTCATGAAGGGCAAGGACGAGTTCGAGGCGTTCGCCCTGCTCAAACGGGTAGGGGTCCTCAACGTCCAGCTGCGACCTGCAGGCCGCAGCATGCTCTTGGCCGGGCCCGGCAGCGCCTTTGCCGCCGAAGCCGGTTAGGACCACACAACTCACGTCGCCAACACCGCGGCCACAAATCCAGGGGGAACATGACTGACACCGTGCGTGAGGTGGGCCTCGGGCCAACACCCACAAAAACAACACCCACCAAGGCGCCCAAACCCAGTGAGGCGCCGGGAACTCTCAAGGCGCCGAAATCCGCCTCCAGCCAGAGACGCGACGAGGCCAAGGTAGCCGAGAACAGCGGTTTCCTTTCCATCGCGGCGGGGATTGTTGGCGTCCTTAGCTACGCCTGCACACTGCTGATGGCGAATCTGCTGCCAACCGTGGAATACACACAATTTGCCGCTTGCGCCATGCTCCTGGGGGTGGTGGGGATTGTCGCCTCGGCTATGGTTCCGCTGCCTCTGTCGCACTTCGTGACCGCGCATCCGGCTGGCTCGGAGGAACGCCGGGACGGGATCGCATTCTCCGTTTTTGTCTCCTTGCTGGCTGGCCTCGCTGCGGCACTGATAACCGGTGTGCTTGCCCTTGGTTTCGCAACGCCGGCACTTGCGGCCGCCGTAGCTGTTGCAGCGTTGGTGATCTTCATGGTTGCTGCCCCCTCGGGCTGGCTCCAAGGAGAGTTGCGGTTCAAGTGGTACGCCTTCACGACTGTCGGTGAAGTGGGCCTGCGTCTGGCCTTCAGCATGCTTGCCATCGCCGTCGCATGGAACGCGGCGGGCGCAGTGGCGGGTTTCGGTGTTGGAGCAGTTGCGCTCGTTGCGGTGCCGTGGTCCTTCTATAAGGACCTGACGTGGCGGCCCCGCGTCCTCAGGGAAAAGTGGCGGTGGGAGGAAACGGCGGACATCGCTTCGGTGCTGTGCGTGGTTTCTGTCCTGGTGGGCACCGACGTCGTGGCGGTTGCTTTCCTCGCCCAAGGCTCACCGGATGCTGCGGGTTTCCAGGCCCTGGCTACCATCGCCAAGGGGCCGGTCTACGTCGCGGCGGGCACGGCCCTGGTCGCCTTCCCGCTGCTCCGGCGCCCCGGTGTGAACGTCCGCGAAGTATTGGGGTCCGCCTTTGCCTCGTTCGGCCAACTGGCCCTGGTGGCCTTCGCCGTCATCGCCACGGCACCGGCTGCGCTGGCCGGCCTCATTATTCCCGGGAAATACCACGGGTCTCTTGGCCTCCTGCCGTGGCTTGCTGCTGCCGGCCTCGGCTACGCCGTGCTGACGGTCCTGGCCACCATCCTGCTCGCCCTGCGCGCTTACCGGCGATGCCAGCTTGGCCTTGCTCTTGCCTGCGTCCTCGTCATAGGCAGTCTTTGGGCCGGCTGGCATTTAGGGGCCGTGGCCGGGATGGCTGTCGGCTCCGCCGTCGGGGCCGTAGTTGCGGCCGCAGTGCTCGGCACCATCGCCTTTCCCGTCCTGAAGCCGGAGACACCCTGGACCGCTTTCGCCCGGCCGGCCGCAGCCGGAACGGCACTGATCCTCACGCTGGCTCTCGCCTCATGGCTGCAGCCGGTGGTGTGGCTGGCGGTTGCGGGCATCAGTGGGGTGGCGGTGCTGGCCCACCAGCGCGGGATGCTGACGCTGAAGCGTCCGGAAACCGCACGACGGCGGATCACCCCACCCGGCAAGGTACGGGAAGGCTCCCCTTTCGGCCGGCACTCCAAGCCGTCTCCCTCATCGCTTGGTCTGCCCGGAAATGCCATCAGCAGTGCCCTCCTTCACCCCTTCGCCGCCTTGGTGGCCGTAGTACTCGCGGCCTTCGGAGTCCGCGCCTTTGGCCTGGCCCGGGCCTTTGAACTCTGGGTGGATGAACTGCTGTATGTCCAGCTGGGCCAATCCGTCAGCCAGGGCCAGTTCCCCACCCTTCCGGACGGGCCGTTCTTCCTCCACCCACCCGGGTTCTTTGTCCTGGAAGCCGGGATCATCAAGCTCTTCGGCATCGAAGGCGACATTGTGGACGTCGTTCTCCAACTGAGGTGGCTTAACGCCGCACTCGGGGCAGTCACAGTGGGGCTCGGCTTCCTGCTTATCCGACGACTGGCAGGGGCGCGCGCTGCCTGGCTGGCTGCCACAATGCTCGCGTTCGAACCATTCATTCTCCGCAATAACAGCCACGCCTTCCTGGAGACTTCGGCGATGGCCGCCGTGCTGGCAGGCCTGCTCCTGTTGGTCGGACCCGCTGAAAAGACCGCCGAATACACCGCGCAAGGATCAATTATGGGGGCCCCGCCGATGAGCGCGGAGACACGGACCATGCGGCGGCGTACTGCACAACTGATCGGAGCCGGCATCTTCCTCGGCTACGCGGTCCTGTGCAAGGACTTCTTCATCATCTGCACCGCGGGCCCTGTGGTCCTGGCCGTCGTGTGGAAGAAGACGCTGTCCTGGCGGCAGGCCGCCGTCGTTGTTTCCACCGCCGCAATCCCCTACATCGCCTACCTGGCCGTGGCAACCGTCCAAGGCCACGCGCCCGACTGGGTGGCGGCGAAAGCCAGCGGACTGTTGCGGGCCTCCGGCATCGAAAAGAGTACCGGTTTCACCGCGGAAGGTTCGCCCAGCCTGTTGGCACGGCTTGTAGACCAGAGCAGCCACTTTGGTACCAGCTACGTTCTGCTGGCACTGTGCCCGGTGGTCGGACTGGTGCTGTGCTTCAGCCTCCACGCCAAACGCCGCCTGCTGGGCCTGACCGGCCTCACCCTCGGCTGCGCCGGAGCGTACAGCGCGGTCTTTGGCACCTTCGAGGAACAGTACGGCTATGGAGTCATGATCGCCGGTGTCCTGTGCTCGGTGGTGGCGGTGGTCGAAATGCGCGAACGCTTCCGGCGCGGACGGAAACTGCTGACGGTGATCGGTGTCTGCTTCGTCGCCCTGACCGTTGTGTTGGGTGTGAGGACAGTCACCACAGTGGACAACGGATTCGTCCAGGTCCGTGACTGGGTGAAAACCAACCTGCCGGCAGACGCGAAGGTGAGCGTCACCAACAGCACCGCCGAGTTCGCCTTCGCAGCCGACCAACGCTTCGGCGTGTGGCCGTCCGCTCCACTCATGCAGGGCGCCGGAGCCGACTACATCCTCACCCAGTCGCACCCCACGAGCCAAGGCTACGGCTACGCCACACGGGACATGTTGGAATGGCTCGAATCCAACGCAACATCGCTGGTCAGGGTTGAAGGTCCCACCAACGGGTTCACCACGCTCTGGCACGTGGCACCGGAGGTCCTGGACCAGGCCGCGATGTCAGGCACGGGCATTCCTTCCAAGAATTACGAAACTGAGCGGTAGGACGTCGTGAGGATACTGCACCTGGGATTTGAGGACCCCGCCATGCCGGGTGCTGGCGGCGGATCCATCCGCACGCATGAAATCAACCGGCGGCTGGCCGCGGAGGGGTTCGACGTTACTGTCCTGACAACGCGGTATCCCGGCTGGGAAGAACGCATCCAGGACGGCGTCCATTACGTTCCCATCGGGGTGGGCGACGGCGGCAACCGCCTCACGCGCCTGGCGGGCTATACGGCACAACTCCCTGTGGAAGCACATAAGCGCCGCTCACGGGCCGATCTTGTGGTGGAAGACTTCTTCGCCCCCTTTTCCAGCATGGCAGCCCCGCTGTGGACGGGCAGGCCCACCATGGGCGTCGTCCAGTGGCTGCACGCGCGGCAGAAGGCCCGCGAGTACAAACTCCCCCTGCACTGGGTGGAAAGGTTCGGTGTCCGCAGCCATCGGAACCTCATCGCGGTTTCGCAGGGCATCGCGGATCAACTCGCGGCCATCAACCCTGACGTGCACGTCGACGTCATCGGTAACGGTGTCAGCCCCGATGCGTGGAAAGTCCAGCCGCGCCTCGGCAAGGACATCCTCTGCATCGGCCGCTTGGAATTCACCGGCAAGGGATTGGACCTGCTGATCGCGGCCTGGTCCAAAGCAGCACCGCATACCGGCGGACAACTCCTTATTGCCGGAACCGGCCCGGACGAAGCCAAAGTCAGGATGGCCGTGCAGGCGGCAGGACTCAACGACCGCGTACGATTCCTGGGTTGGCTTTCCGGCGCGGCAAAATTCGAGGCCCTTGCCGACGCACGGTTGGTGGTTGTGCCCTCACGGGCGGAGACCTTCGGCTTGGTCGCCGTCGAGTCGCTGGCTGCCGGGACGCCCGTCATCACCTTCGATATTCCCTGCCTGCGCGAAATAGTCCCCACCGGGGCCGGCTGGCTGGTGCCGGCGTTCGACGTCGACGCCCTCGCCCAAGCCATGCGGCGTCATTACCCGGATCCCGCACTGGCAGCCGCGGGACCCCGTGGCCGGGACTTCGCAGCCGGCTACAACTGGGACGCGCTCGCCAGGAAACAGGCAGCGGCGTACCGATCGGCATATGCACAAACACCCATCCCACTCGCCCGGCGCCGTCCGCGCCCGGGGGTCACTACGGCACGGCAGGAGATGTGATCCGCATGCGCACAGACACCCGCATTGAACGGTCCCTGGCCGGGGACGCCCCCTGGCTCTTCCTCTCTCCCCATCTGGACGACGCCGTCTTGTCCTGCGGAGCACTGATCGAGGCGCAGGCCCGGGGCAGGGAAATCATCGTAGCCACCCTGTTCACCGAAGCCACCCCCGGTCCGCACACCCGGGCCGCCCGTTCTTTCCTGCGCCAGTGCACCCATTCGAACGCACTGGACCTGTTTGAAGCCCGCAAGGCGGAGGACAACAACGTCCTGGTGGACATGGGTGCCCGTCCCTTGCACATGGGAGGAGTGGACGCTCTTTTCCGGCGCCGCAGGCCCCCACGGCATGGCAGCTCAGCGTGGGACAGAATCCTGCCCGAACTGACCCACTCGTATCCGACGTATCGCTTCGACATTGCCTTGGGCCGCATCTCCCGCGCGGACAAGGCCTTGATCAACAGGCTGCAGGGGGACGTCGCCGAGCTCATGGCAGTCACTGGCGCCGAGCTCCTGTTTTGCCCCGTGGGCGTAGGCAAGCATGTCGACCACCTGATCACGCGGGAGGCTGGAATGGAGCACAAGCGGAACCTGGTGCTGTATTCCGATTTCCCCTACAACCTGGTGTCCGGCCCGGATACGTCCCGACTGGAACGCCTCGGCTACGTGCCTTGGTCATGGGACCGGGGGCTTTCCTCCAAGCCAGGGCGGATTCGCCAGTATGCCACCCAGGCGGACGCGCTCTTCCCCGACGGTAAAATTCCGCCGCGGGCCGAAACGTACTTTGTGCCGGCCCAGGGCAACTGAACTGCAGCGATCCCGCTAGCACCCGTCCTTGTTGTTGGTTGCTTTGATTCCAGCGCCATCGCCAAGTTTGAGGCCTCCCGTGCGGCAAATGGTGTTGTCCGTCACGCTGATGTTCTGCAATTCACCGTGGAAAGTCAGCCAGGGACCCGGCATGTCGGTGAACGAGTTGCCCGACACCTGGATGTCCCGGACTGCTGCGTTGCCGTCGTAGTAACCGGTTTGGATCCCGTTGGGCGAACCCCAAAAGGTGTTGTTTTCCACCGTGATGTTGTGGATGGAGTGCTTCCCGACGGCCAGCTGCAGGCCGGAACCATGCGGGCCCCCGCGGACACGGTTGTTCCTGTACACCACGTCATGGACTTCGGCGCCGATCGATTGGGCCACCAGGCCGTCGTCGCCATCAGCTCCTTGTCCCTGGTCCACAGTGTTGCCTTCCACCACGCCGCCGTGGGAGTCGGTGATGTGGATGCCGTCCAACTGGTCATAGGAGCCGCTGCTGGTTGCAACGGTCTGGTTGTTGCGGACACAGAAGTCGCTGCTGGCCACTACCGCGATGGAATAGGTGAAGGGGTTTCTGGTTAGGACACCCTCCACCAGTGCGTTCTTGGAGTGCCGGACGTCCACGAGGTATTCGGAGAGCCGTCCGGGGGCATTTCCATCCAGCTGGTCTCCGCTGTGGTCCGCGGTCAGCCCGGCGATGGTCACGTTGTTGGCACCATTGGTGGTTATGAGCGGATGCCCTCCGAAAGGACCCTTTGAGGACAGGAATCCGGGCCCGGCCTTCAATACTGTGGCCGCGCCTTGGCCCTTGAGTGCAACGTTGGATTTGAGCACCAACGGCTTGTCCAGCATGAACGTTCCCTCGGGAAGCTGGAGAACAGCCCCTCCGTCCTTCGCCGCGGCGTCAATCGCCTTTTGCAGCGAGCGCGAGGTGTCTTCCGGATCCTTGTAGCCACCCACAACGTACTGGGTAACCTTTGTGGCTTGGCTTCCGGGGGCACTGCAATAGCCGGGCTCTGCGGGCCCCGTGCTTGGTTTGGCTGCCAGGGCCACTACTCCCAGGCTCGCCACGGCCACGACGGCGACCCCCACGGCTACCTTGGCGGCGGCGGATTTCATGGGATCACCTTATCCTGCGTTTATGGCATCTTTTCCTGCCGGCGCGATGGCGGGCAGTGCATGTCGAACGGGCCGGCGAAACGCTATGGCAACAGGAACCGAACGGTAAGACAATGGGCTCGTGGCCCGTCCTCACTCCGAAGGCAGCGGCGACACCATGAACGATGCCGCCCGCGCGATACAGCGTGTCTACCTGACACTCACCTTGGGCAACACGATCGCGGCATCCTTCATCTGGGGCATCAACACCCTTTTCCTGCTGGATGCTGGACTGAGCAACCTTGAGGCTTTCGCCGCGAACGCGTTCTTCACTGCGGGCATGGTCCTGTTCGAGGTGCCCACCGGTGTAGTTGCCGATGGGTGGGGTCGGCGTACTTCGTTCCTGCTGGGCACCATGACGCTCGCCTCGTCCACTTACCTCTACTACGTCCTCTGGCAGATCTCCGCACCGTTCTGGATGTGGGCGGTGGTGTCGGTGCTGTTGGGGCTTGGCTTCACGTTTTTCTCCGGGGCAGTTGAAGCCTGGCTGGTGGACGCCCTGCGGTATTCGGGATACGAAGGCGGCCTGGAAACCGTCCTGGGCCGCGGGCAGATGGCGCAAGGAATCGCTATGCTGGTCGGCTCAGTGGCGGGGGGTGTCATTGCGCAGGCCACGGACCTTGGCGTGCCGTTCCTGCTGAGGGTCCTGGTACTCGTTGCCATGTTCGCGGTCGCTTTCCGGTTGATGCACGACGTCGGGTTCTCACCCGAGCGCTCCGCCCGCCCGTTGGAAGCCACGCGGACGGTGTTGTCGGCGTCGATCGAAAACGGTTTGAAAAACCGCCCCGTCCGGTACGTGATGCTCGCTGCTCCCTTCACTGCCGGCGTCGGGATTTACGTTTTCTATGCTTTGCAGCCCTTCCTGCTTGAGCTGTTCGGCGATCCAAAGGCTTACTCGATTGCAGGGCTCGCGGCCGCGATCGTTGCCGGTTCGCAGGTTCTTGGGGGCTGGTTGGCACCGCATTTGCGAGGCATGTTCCACAGGCGCACTTCGGTGCTGATCCTGACCGGCGTCATCGGTGGGGCGATCCTGCTGGCCTTGGGGTTTACCAGCTTGTTCTGGGTTGCCTTGCTGCTGCTGGCGCTTTGGGCGGTCATGGGTTCGGCGGCCCTTCCGGTGCGGCAGGCGTACGTCAATGACATGATCCCGTCCAAGCAGCGCGCTACGGTCTTGAGCTTTGATTCCCTGATGGGTTCCAGCGGAGGCGTCGTGGTCCAACCGCTCCTGGGCCGCAGCGCGGACCTTTACGGCTATCCCGCGTCGCTGGCGATTGCCGGTGTCATCGAGTTGCTGGCCGTCCCGTTCCTTCTCGCCAGCCGCAAGCAAGCTCCTGCAGCCGACCGCGCCACGACGTCGCCGCCGGGCCACAGCGGACCGGAGCCCACGGGTTCGGACCGGGGCGTGGTGGCCTAGATAGAGTCCGACGGCGACGCGTCGATTTAGTGCGGCCCGCGTCGGTGCAGTGCGGTACGTCGGCGGCTCAATGCAGCACGTCGGTGCAGTGCAGTGAGCCAGCGCAGTGAGCCGGTGCCGTCAGCCAGCCCTGTGCGTCAGTCCGGTGGCAGGGGCGCCAGTAGAGCGTCTTTGAGCCCCGGCGACAGACCTTGGGGTACGTCCAGATCAACTGCCAAAGCCAGCAATGCCCTGCTGAAGTAGTTGCGGGCGGCCGCAGCCAGCGTAATATCGACAATCTCGCGATCGCTGAACCCTGCGTCGCGCAGGCGGAGGGTGTCGTCGTCGGACATGGCGGACGGCTCCGTGCTGAGCTTCACCGCGTAATCCATCATGGCCACTTCTTCCGGTGGCAATCCCGCCGTTCGGTAGTCGCGGGCGATCGCCGCCAGTTCTTCTTCGTCGATAATCGCCAGGGTCTTCTTCCCGTGCGCGAGGCGGCAGTGGGAAGATCCGATGGCTTGGGCAGCGGCCAAGGTGACAAGCTCATAGCGCCTGAGCCCGAGGGAGGAACCTATGGCGCGCGCCAGCGACGCCCACGCCTCGTAGGCCTCGGGGTTGAGGCTTACAGCTTTGGTGTGGCTGGGAACGTAGCCCAGGGACTTGAGGTCGGATTGGTAAATGTCAGCCGTCCGGCCGGTGGCCTCAGCTTCCGAGGGTACGTTAAGGATGGACATGGCCGATATTCTGGCCCTCGACCGGACAGTTGTAAATGCCTGGATTACTGAACCGTTTACCTGCGCCCCGAGGCGTGCCGGACGCAGAAGGGAGTCCAAGGGCGGGCTTCCAAGCGACCCTCGGGTATTTCCTCCCCGCAAACGGCACATCGGCCGTAGGTACCGGCGTCAATGCGGGCCAACGCCGCCTCGATTTGCTCCAATCCCCCACGGCTTTGCTCCATGAGGGCCCCGGCCTGTGACAGTTCGAACGCTATGGTGCTGCCTTCGGGGTCATGCTCGTCGTCCACATTGGAGTCCACCCGGGCGGCGCTTACCGAGCGGATGTCGCCGCGAAGGGAGTCCAGGAGGGTGAGCTTTTGCTCCTTCTCCCGGTTCAATATCGCGCGGAACCGCTCAGCATCCACCATGGTTCAGAGATCTACGGTGTCGCTCTCCCCGACACTCATCCGGGAGTTCGTCACTTTGGACTTGACCCACTGCAGGACGGTCGCGGCCGTACCGCCGGGACTGGTCCAGTATTCCGCGGAGT
This genomic interval from Paenarthrobacter ureafaciens contains the following:
- a CDS encoding carboxymuconolactone decarboxylase family protein → MSILNVPSEAEATGRTADIYQSDLKSLGYVPSHTKAVSLNPEAYEAWASLARAIGSSLGLRRYELVTLAAAQAIGSSHCRLAHGKKTLAIIDEEELAAIARDYRTAGLPPEEVAMMDYAVKLSTEPSAMSDDDTLRLRDAGFSDREIVDITLAAAARNYFSRALLALAVDLDVPQGLSPGLKDALLAPLPPD
- a CDS encoding MFS transporter, with amino-acid sequence MNDAARAIQRVYLTLTLGNTIAASFIWGINTLFLLDAGLSNLEAFAANAFFTAGMVLFEVPTGVVADGWGRRTSFLLGTMTLASSTYLYYVLWQISAPFWMWAVVSVLLGLGFTFFSGAVEAWLVDALRYSGYEGGLETVLGRGQMAQGIAMLVGSVAGGVIAQATDLGVPFLLRVLVLVAMFAVAFRLMHDVGFSPERSARPLEATRTVLSASIENGLKNRPVRYVMLAAPFTAGVGIYVFYALQPFLLELFGDPKAYSIAGLAAAIVAGSQVLGGWLAPHLRGMFHRRTSVLILTGVIGGAILLALGFTSLFWVALLLLALWAVMGSAALPVRQAYVNDMIPSKQRATVLSFDSLMGSSGGVVVQPLLGRSADLYGYPASLAIAGVIELLAVPFLLASRKQAPAADRATTSPPGHSGPEPTGSDRGVVA
- a CDS encoding PIG-L family deacetylase gives rise to the protein MRTDTRIERSLAGDAPWLFLSPHLDDAVLSCGALIEAQARGREIIVATLFTEATPGPHTRAARSFLRQCTHSNALDLFEARKAEDNNVLVDMGARPLHMGGVDALFRRRRPPRHGSSAWDRILPELTHSYPTYRFDIALGRISRADKALINRLQGDVAELMAVTGAELLFCPVGVGKHVDHLITREAGMEHKRNLVLYSDFPYNLVSGPDTSRLERLGYVPWSWDRGLSSKPGRIRQYATQADALFPDGKIPPRAETYFVPAQGN
- a CDS encoding glycosyltransferase family 4 protein: MHQISARWVEAGAKVTWFTGHQPGQSAEDFLDGIRILRSGGTLGVYAQAARKLLQTGSLYDAVVDCQNGIPFFSPAFLPRRIPVVQLIHHVHQEQFRSRFSAPMAAVGRFLENTGAKAVYGQRAIAAVSPSTRLELRKLGFRGPVHVVPNGTIEVPQTVGPRDPEPTIAVVSRLVRHKRMDLLLGQLAVAARSIPRLRLEVMGDGPERARLQQLATDLGLDDTVTFHGYQPNAQRNALLSRAWVTASTSAAEGWGCSVIEAAAWGVPCMALRVPGIRDSVVEGRTGWLVDTAREFGPALVTALETMANPNKAREISAQCQQWARCFTWDRSAELLAGVVLEEELRLQGAEEAASSDMATLIRFPAPVAADLSSVVRPTDEIAENNGEVSLLMKGKDEFEAFALLKRVGVLNVQLRPAGRSMLLAGPGSAFAAEAG
- a CDS encoding glycosyltransferase family 4 protein — protein: MPGAGGGSIRTHEINRRLAAEGFDVTVLTTRYPGWEERIQDGVHYVPIGVGDGGNRLTRLAGYTAQLPVEAHKRRSRADLVVEDFFAPFSSMAAPLWTGRPTMGVVQWLHARQKAREYKLPLHWVERFGVRSHRNLIAVSQGIADQLAAINPDVHVDVIGNGVSPDAWKVQPRLGKDILCIGRLEFTGKGLDLLIAAWSKAAPHTGGQLLIAGTGPDEAKVRMAVQAAGLNDRVRFLGWLSGAAKFEALADARLVVVPSRAETFGLVAVESLAAGTPVITFDIPCLREIVPTGAGWLVPAFDVDALAQAMRRHYPDPALAAAGPRGRDFAAGYNWDALARKQAAAYRSAYAQTPIPLARRRPRPGVTTARQEM
- a CDS encoding TraR/DksA family transcriptional regulator, encoding MVDAERFRAILNREKEQKLTLLDSLRGDIRSVSAARVDSNVDDEHDPEGSTIAFELSQAGALMEQSRGGLEQIEAALARIDAGTYGRCAVCGEEIPEGRLEARPWTPFCVRHASGRR
- a CDS encoding glycosyl hydrolase family 28-related protein, with the translated sequence MKSAAAKVAVGVAVVAVASLGVVALAAKPSTGPAEPGYCSAPGSQATKVTQYVVGGYKDPEDTSRSLQKAIDAAAKDGGAVLQLPEGTFMLDKPLVLKSNVALKGQGAATVLKAGPGFLSSKGPFGGHPLITTNGANNVTIAGLTADHSGDQLDGNAPGRLSEYLVDVRHSKNALVEGVLTRNPFTYSIAVVASSDFCVRNNQTVATSSGSYDQLDGIHITDSHGGVVEGNTVDQGQGADGDDGLVAQSIGAEVHDVVYRNNRVRGGPHGSGLQLAVGKHSIHNITVENNTFWGSPNGIQTGYYDGNAAVRDIQVSGNSFTDMPGPWLTFHGELQNISVTDNTICRTGGLKLGDGAGIKATNNKDGC